A single Bacteroidales bacterium DNA region contains:
- the lsrF gene encoding 3-hydroxy-5-phosphonooxypentane-2,4-dione thiolase codes for MADLDDIREGNKFGLGIGVKGQTFHVKGADNLPWGMKDRLSRIFNVHSGRTVMLAFDHGFIMGPTSGVERIDLTILPLMEYADCLMCSRGILQTSVPANINKPVCLRSDAGTTVLTELNDNVIIDIEDAIRMNVSAMAIMLAIGDPATEAKTVANLYKLADMGAKYNIPVMGVTAVGKDMARDARYFGLASRVCAENGANIVKTYYCDGFENVVAACPVPIVIAGGKKLPEKEALELCYKAINEGAAGVDMGRNVFQSENPVAMIQAVKGVVHDNLPVDQAFEMFKDLSAEK; via the coding sequence ATGGCAGATTTAGATGATATCAGGGAAGGCAATAAATTCGGATTGGGTATTGGAGTAAAAGGTCAGACCTTTCATGTAAAAGGCGCCGATAATCTTCCCTGGGGAATGAAAGACCGGTTATCAAGGATTTTTAACGTCCATAGCGGCAGGACCGTCATGCTGGCTTTCGATCACGGCTTTATCATGGGCCCCACTTCCGGTGTGGAAAGGATCGACCTGACGATACTCCCTTTAATGGAATATGCAGATTGTTTGATGTGTTCGAGAGGTATCCTGCAGACTTCAGTACCGGCCAATATCAACAAACCGGTATGTCTGCGTTCGGATGCCGGAACGACCGTTCTCACGGAATTGAACGACAATGTGATCATCGATATTGAAGACGCTATCCGGATGAATGTCTCGGCTATGGCGATCATGCTGGCTATCGGCGATCCGGCAACAGAAGCAAAAACCGTTGCCAATCTGTATAAACTGGCTGATATGGGTGCTAAGTACAATATCCCTGTAATGGGTGTGACGGCTGTTGGAAAGGATATGGCCCGTGATGCACGTTATTTCGGGCTGGCATCCAGGGTCTGTGCCGAGAATGGCGCCAATATCGTAAAAACATATTATTGTGACGGCTTTGAAAATGTAGTGGCAGCCTGTCCCGTTCCAATCGTTATAGCAGGCGGAAAGAAACTGCCGGAAAAGGAAGCCCTGGAACTTTGCTATAAAGCCATTAATGAGGGCGCTGCCGGTGTGGATATGGGACGTAATGTTTTCCAGTCTGAAAATCCGGTCGCCATGATCCAGGCTGTAAAAGGCGTGGTACATGATAACCTTCCGGTAGATCAGGCTTTTGAGATGTTCAAAGACCTATCGGCGGAGAAATAA